A genomic stretch from Schaalia odontolytica includes:
- the recO gene encoding DNA repair protein RecO, with protein MKSYRDEAIVLRTHKLGEADRIITLLTAEHGQVRAVAKGVRKTTSKFGARVEPFSVIDAQLHHGRTLDTLTQVASIAQYGDAIAANYDLYLAATVVVETAERLTADAHDGTHSQYLLLLGALNALARHRHDPTLIRTSYTLRALALAGWAPSCFDCAVCGAQGPHFSFSIPDGGTVCDTCRPPGASSPAPDTVALLGQLLSGTWERADRCEPYARAEASGIISSYTQWHLERRLRSLSVIDRSHP; from the coding sequence ATGAAGTCCTATCGAGACGAGGCAATCGTCCTGCGCACCCACAAGCTGGGCGAAGCGGATCGCATCATCACGCTCCTCACCGCCGAGCATGGGCAGGTGCGCGCCGTCGCAAAGGGGGTGCGCAAGACGACCTCCAAGTTCGGGGCGCGCGTCGAACCCTTCTCCGTTATCGACGCTCAGCTTCACCACGGCCGTACCCTCGACACGCTGACGCAGGTCGCATCGATCGCCCAATACGGCGACGCAATCGCCGCGAACTATGATCTCTACCTCGCGGCCACCGTCGTTGTCGAGACGGCCGAGCGCCTCACCGCAGATGCGCACGACGGAACGCACTCCCAATACCTGCTTCTCCTCGGTGCCCTCAACGCCCTCGCTAGGCACCGTCACGATCCCACGCTCATTCGTACCTCGTATACGCTGCGAGCACTCGCGTTGGCTGGATGGGCACCCTCCTGCTTTGACTGCGCGGTGTGTGGTGCCCAGGGGCCTCACTTCTCGTTTTCCATTCCTGACGGCGGCACAGTCTGCGATACTTGCCGCCCGCCCGGCGCTTCCTCCCCCGCGCCTGACACGGTCGCCCTGCTCGGACAATTGCTCAGTGGCACCTGGGAGCGCGCAGATCGCTGCGAACCATACGCGCGCGCCGAGGCCTCGGGCATCATCTCCTCGTACACTCAATGGCATCTGGAACGCCGTCTGCGCTCACTGAGCGTCATCGATAGGAGCCACCCATGA
- a CDS encoding TetR/AcrR family transcriptional regulator codes for MAPPIDAREKLGTALRQALTQTPLSKISVSALTRSAGVTRQAFYYHFNSLSDLNAWVFREEVTSRLTTSSGEWLDAIEATMTWMHDHRDETASAMKAIEANDLWAFLASHIQELIESQLSSSATATARDVVAQHFALATTAHMAQWMLSGLEVNPSVAIARMRVLMTGQTTPTLARLSK; via the coding sequence ATGGCTCCGCCGATTGATGCCCGCGAAAAGCTTGGCACCGCACTGCGCCAGGCCCTGACGCAGACCCCGCTGTCAAAGATCTCTGTCAGCGCACTGACACGCTCCGCCGGGGTCACCCGTCAAGCGTTCTACTACCACTTCAACTCCCTCAGCGACCTGAACGCCTGGGTTTTCCGCGAGGAAGTCACATCTCGCCTGACCACCAGTTCGGGAGAATGGCTCGATGCCATTGAGGCGACGATGACCTGGATGCACGACCATCGCGACGAGACCGCCTCGGCCATGAAAGCCATCGAAGCCAACGACCTGTGGGCATTCCTTGCCTCCCACATCCAGGAACTCATCGAATCCCAGCTGTCCAGCTCCGCCACTGCCACCGCGCGCGACGTCGTCGCCCAGCACTTCGCCCTGGCTACCACCGCACACATGGCTCAGTGGATGCTCTCCGGACTTGAGGTCAACCCCTCGGTCGCGATCGCTCGCATGCGAGTACTGATGACCGGCCAGACCACCCCCACACTGGCCCGCCTGTCCAAGTAA
- a CDS encoding TetR-like C-terminal domain-containing protein: MPQTDAKTMLAQALRDALQTVPLSKVTVSGLTRTAGVTRQAFYYHFADIKDLTVWVFKREVAEQIIAHSTNEDWSDGLLAMLTWMQKHTEETRSVVSSLSSEDLQIFLYKQLRAVMEPIVDRCSVGLTVHIDDREFVTEHFTLSVLGHVSQWIATGMSADPTILTGRITRILDGQVRRSLELFASPSQTSAQA; encoded by the coding sequence ATGCCCCAGACAGATGCGAAAACAATGCTCGCGCAAGCCCTGCGCGACGCACTCCAAACCGTGCCACTATCGAAGGTGACGGTCTCCGGACTCACGCGCACCGCCGGCGTGACACGCCAAGCGTTCTACTATCACTTCGCCGACATCAAAGACCTGACCGTCTGGGTTTTCAAGCGCGAGGTCGCCGAACAGATCATCGCCCACTCCACCAATGAGGACTGGTCCGACGGACTCCTCGCCATGCTCACGTGGATGCAGAAGCACACGGAAGAGACCCGCTCCGTCGTCTCCTCCCTATCCTCGGAGGATCTGCAGATCTTCCTCTACAAGCAGCTGCGCGCCGTCATGGAACCCATCGTCGACCGGTGCAGCGTTGGCCTGACCGTCCACATTGACGACCGTGAATTCGTCACCGAGCACTTCACGCTCAGCGTGCTCGGACACGTGTCCCAGTGGATCGCCACCGGCATGAGCGCCGACCCCACCATCCTCACGGGCAGGATCACGCGCATCCTTGACGGACAGGTGCGTCGCAGCCTCGAGCTCTTCGCGTCCCCCTCCCAGACATCTGCGCAGGCCTGA
- the leuA gene encoding 2-isopropylmalate synthase translates to MKTTSAVPVPSGSRMPIRKYRAFLDTNPVDLPDRQWPSKRITKAPRWMSTDLRDGNQALIEPMDPARKRRMFDMLVKLGYKEIEIGFPSASQTDFDFVRSLIEDDAVPEDVTISVLTQSRPELIERTVEAMVGFPRATVHLYNATAPVFREVVFHADKAQTIELAQFGAREVLAQAEKRLGDETIFGFEYSPEIFVDTELDFALEVCESVMDVWEPGEGREIVLNLPSTVERSTPNVFADQIEWMSRNLSRREYVALSVHPHNDRGTGVATAELALLAGADRIEGCLLGQGERTGNVDLVTLGLNLFSQGIDPGIDFSDVDAIRRTVEYCTQMETSPRAPYVGDLVYTSFSGSHQDAIKKGFTARKAKVDASGGDEDAVVWELPYLPIDPHDVGRSYEAVVRVNSQSGKGGVAYLMSTAHSLELPRRLQVEFSRIVQRHTDTYGGEINATTLWQIFADEYLPTSAAPGLEPWGRFEMRSSQVSSVDDENVELNARLVDNGEVIKVQATGTGPIDAFVSALHDFELDVRILDYSEHAMSQGRDARAAAYVEAAVDGQIVWGVGIDSSITRASYKAVISAVNRALR, encoded by the coding sequence GTGAAGACTACATCTGCCGTTCCCGTCCCCTCCGGCTCGCGCATGCCGATTCGTAAATATCGGGCATTCCTCGACACGAATCCCGTCGACCTGCCGGATCGCCAGTGGCCCTCCAAGCGCATCACGAAGGCCCCGCGCTGGATGTCGACCGACCTGCGCGACGGCAACCAGGCCCTCATTGAGCCGATGGACCCTGCCCGCAAGCGTCGCATGTTCGACATGCTCGTGAAGCTGGGGTACAAGGAGATTGAGATCGGTTTCCCGTCGGCCTCGCAGACCGACTTTGACTTCGTGCGCTCGCTCATCGAAGACGATGCGGTCCCCGAAGATGTGACGATCTCGGTGCTCACCCAGTCGCGCCCCGAGCTGATCGAGCGCACGGTCGAGGCCATGGTCGGCTTCCCGCGCGCGACGGTGCACCTGTACAACGCGACGGCCCCCGTCTTCCGCGAGGTCGTGTTCCATGCGGATAAGGCTCAGACGATCGAGCTGGCGCAGTTCGGTGCCCGCGAGGTGCTCGCTCAGGCGGAGAAGCGCCTGGGGGATGAGACGATCTTCGGTTTCGAGTATTCCCCGGAAATCTTTGTGGACACGGAGCTGGACTTCGCCCTCGAGGTGTGCGAGTCGGTCATGGACGTGTGGGAGCCGGGCGAGGGACGCGAGATCGTCTTGAACTTGCCGTCAACGGTTGAGCGCTCAACACCGAACGTGTTCGCCGACCAGATCGAGTGGATGAGCCGCAATCTGAGTCGACGCGAGTACGTGGCCCTGAGCGTCCATCCGCACAACGACCGAGGCACCGGCGTGGCCACGGCGGAGCTGGCGCTCCTGGCCGGGGCGGATCGTATCGAGGGTTGCCTGCTGGGGCAGGGTGAGCGTACCGGCAACGTCGACTTGGTGACCCTGGGTCTGAACCTGTTCAGCCAGGGCATTGATCCGGGCATTGATTTCTCCGACGTTGACGCGATTCGTCGCACGGTCGAGTACTGCACGCAGATGGAGACTTCCCCGCGCGCCCCCTACGTCGGCGACCTCGTGTACACGAGCTTCTCCGGTTCTCACCAGGACGCGATCAAGAAGGGCTTCACCGCGCGTAAGGCGAAGGTCGATGCCTCCGGCGGCGACGAGGACGCGGTCGTGTGGGAGCTTCCATACCTGCCGATCGACCCGCACGACGTTGGCCGCTCCTACGAGGCCGTGGTACGCGTGAACTCGCAGTCCGGCAAGGGCGGCGTCGCCTACCTCATGTCGACGGCGCATTCCCTGGAGCTGCCGCGCCGCCTGCAGGTGGAGTTCTCCCGCATTGTTCAGCGCCACACGGACACCTACGGTGGCGAGATCAATGCGACAACGCTGTGGCAGATCTTCGCCGACGAGTACCTGCCCACGAGCGCCGCTCCCGGTCTCGAGCCTTGGGGTCGCTTCGAAATGCGTTCCTCTCAGGTCTCTTCCGTCGACGACGAGAACGTCGAGCTTAACGCGAGGCTCGTTGACAATGGCGAGGTTATCAAGGTGCAGGCGACGGGCACCGGCCCGATCGACGCGTTCGTCTCGGCGCTGCATGACTTTGAACTGGACGTGCGCATCCTGGACTACTCAGAGCATGCGATGAGTCAGGGCCGCGACGCGCGCGCCGCCGCATACGTGGAGGCAGCCGTAGACGGGCAGATCGTGTGGGGCGTCGGCATCGACTCCTCGATCACGCGCGCCTCCTATAAGGCTGTCATCTCGGCGGTGAACCGCGCCCTGCGCTAA
- a CDS encoding L-lactate permease yields MSSLLLAQSFTPSTTAVAGNVFLTAIVGLLPLVVFFVLMGVFKVATHWCSIISLVLSLLIAVFAFQMPAGMALLAGTQGAAMGFMPIIYIIIAAVWLYNLTEKSGRSADLKAVFNTIGRGDQRAQALIVAWCFCGLLEGLAGFGAPVAITCAMLVTLGVPKIKAAVVTVVGNAINVGFGAMAIPTTTAGKLGGADPVVVAGDMGHLTWIFCLFIPLLMLFILDGARGVRQLWPLALVTGAAAGAGHFFTPSVSYELTAVVASLLGFAACYAFLLLWGPKTPEECATTTNEADKPTGSRIGLALLPYVLVVVIIAITKLAKPIKAVLSSTDVRIPWPGLFGHFLSKDGTVVDGPYYDLQILSNPGTWIFVTGIIVAIVYGSNSSGGRFQTSVGKMFAVLPQTIYSLRMAILTIASVMALAFVMNLSGQTTSIGAALATTGAAFAFLSPILGWIGTAVAGSATSAGALFANLQSTAAAGAGLEPNILLAANTIGGGLGKIVSPQNLAIAATSVDSKGSDAEILKKAAPYSIGLLLLLCLLVFVASQGWLGAYMPH; encoded by the coding sequence ATGTCATCTCTTCTACTCGCCCAGTCTTTTACCCCGTCGACAACGGCCGTCGCGGGCAACGTTTTCCTGACAGCGATCGTCGGGCTCCTCCCGCTCGTCGTCTTCTTCGTCCTCATGGGTGTCTTCAAAGTCGCTACCCACTGGTGCTCAATTATCTCCCTGGTTCTGTCCCTGCTGATCGCGGTCTTCGCGTTCCAGATGCCCGCCGGCATGGCGCTCCTGGCGGGCACGCAGGGCGCAGCGATGGGCTTCATGCCGATCATCTACATCATCATCGCGGCCGTGTGGCTCTACAACCTCACCGAGAAGTCGGGGCGCAGCGCCGACCTCAAGGCCGTTTTTAATACGATCGGTCGCGGTGACCAGCGCGCCCAGGCCCTCATTGTTGCGTGGTGCTTCTGCGGCCTGCTTGAGGGCTTGGCTGGCTTCGGTGCACCCGTTGCCATCACCTGCGCGATGCTCGTGACCCTGGGCGTTCCAAAGATCAAGGCAGCCGTCGTCACGGTCGTCGGCAACGCCATCAACGTCGGCTTCGGTGCGATGGCTATTCCCACGACTACCGCCGGCAAGCTTGGCGGCGCCGACCCGGTCGTCGTCGCCGGCGACATGGGCCACCTGACCTGGATCTTCTGTCTGTTCATCCCGCTGCTGATGCTCTTCATCCTGGACGGCGCGCGCGGCGTACGTCAGCTGTGGCCCCTCGCCCTCGTCACGGGTGCCGCGGCCGGCGCGGGTCACTTCTTCACCCCCTCGGTCTCCTACGAGCTGACCGCGGTCGTCGCTTCCCTGCTCGGCTTCGCCGCCTGCTACGCCTTCCTGCTGCTGTGGGGCCCCAAGACCCCCGAGGAGTGCGCGACCACGACCAACGAGGCCGACAAGCCCACCGGCTCGCGCATCGGTCTGGCCCTGCTGCCCTACGTGCTCGTCGTCGTCATCATCGCGATCACGAAGCTTGCGAAGCCGATCAAAGCTGTCCTGTCCTCGACGGACGTCAGGATTCCCTGGCCCGGCCTCTTCGGTCATTTCCTGTCCAAGGACGGCACAGTTGTCGACGGCCCCTACTATGACCTGCAGATCCTGTCGAACCCCGGCACCTGGATCTTCGTCACCGGCATCATCGTCGCCATCGTCTACGGCTCGAACTCCTCCGGCGGGCGCTTCCAGACCTCTGTAGGTAAGATGTTCGCGGTGCTGCCCCAGACGATCTACTCGCTTCGCATGGCGATCCTGACGATCGCCTCCGTCATGGCCCTGGCTTTCGTCATGAACCTCTCCGGCCAGACCACCTCGATCGGCGCAGCACTGGCGACCACCGGCGCTGCGTTCGCGTTCCTCTCCCCCATTCTGGGCTGGATCGGCACGGCCGTTGCGGGCTCCGCGACTTCGGCGGGCGCGCTCTTCGCGAACCTGCAGTCGACGGCAGCCGCGGGCGCCGGCCTCGAGCCGAATATCCTGCTGGCCGCCAACACCATCGGTGGTGGCCTGGGCAAGATCGTGTCCCCGCAGAACCTTGCGATCGCCGCCACCTCGGTAGATTCGAAGGGTTCGGACGCCGAGATCCTCAAGAAGGCCGCCCCCTACTCGATCGGCCTGCTCCTCCTCCTGTGTCTCCTGGTGTTCGTCGCATCCCAAGGCTGGCTCGGTGCCTACATGCCGCACTGA
- a CDS encoding (Fe-S)-binding protein, with the protein MRIALFSTCLADVMFPQAAQATVTLLERLGHEVVFPEDQVCCGQMHANTGYFEDAAKITRNHVKTFEPVLDGQWDAIVVPSGSCTGAARHEQKVVAEHVGDTELAKKSQLIAQHTYDLTELITDVLGLEDVGAYFPHTVTYHPTCHSLRIAKVGDRPYRLLRNVEGLTLIDLPDAEVCCGFGGTFSMKNSETSTSMLADKVTNVMSTRAEVLAMGDYSCLMHVGGGLSRLNSGIRPMHLAEILASTKDQPFEGNISFAPESAQVI; encoded by the coding sequence GTGCGCATCGCTCTCTTTTCCACCTGCCTGGCAGACGTCATGTTCCCCCAGGCTGCCCAGGCGACAGTAACCCTGCTTGAACGCCTCGGCCACGAGGTCGTCTTCCCTGAAGACCAGGTTTGCTGCGGTCAGATGCACGCCAACACCGGCTACTTCGAAGACGCCGCGAAGATTACCCGCAACCACGTCAAAACCTTCGAGCCCGTGCTCGACGGCCAGTGGGACGCCATCGTCGTCCCCTCGGGCTCCTGCACCGGTGCAGCGCGCCACGAGCAGAAGGTCGTCGCCGAGCACGTGGGCGACACCGAGCTGGCAAAGAAGTCCCAGCTCATCGCCCAGCACACCTACGACCTCACCGAGCTCATCACCGACGTTCTCGGCCTCGAAGACGTGGGCGCCTACTTCCCCCACACGGTCACCTACCATCCGACCTGCCACTCGCTGCGCATCGCCAAGGTCGGCGACCGCCCCTACCGCCTGCTGCGCAACGTCGAAGGCCTGACCCTCATCGACCTGCCCGACGCCGAGGTCTGCTGCGGTTTCGGCGGCACTTTCTCCATGAAGAACTCCGAGACCTCCACCTCGATGCTCGCGGACAAGGTCACTAACGTCATGTCTACGCGCGCCGAGGTCCTCGCCATGGGCGACTACTCCTGCCTCATGCACGTCGGCGGCGGTCTCTCCCGCCTTAACTCGGGCATCCGCCCCATGCACCTCGCCGAGATTCTGGCGTCTACCAAGGACCAGCCCTTCGAGGGCAACATCTCCTTCGCACCCGAAAGCGCACAGGTGATCTGA
- a CDS encoding LutB/LldF family L-lactate oxidation iron-sulfur protein, with protein sequence MTATFIGMPSAPESHTGGWRTTVTIPEDTLRWGHSFPEGAHKTLANTQMRRNLGHATRTIRTKRAQRVAEMPDWEELRNAGEAVKFEVASRMPELLEEFERNVTARGGIVHWARDKHEANRIVAQIIKSKGVDEVVKVKSMATQETNLNEYLKEQGINARETDLAEMIVQLADDMPSHIVVPAIHRNRSEVRGIFLDRMEDAPRDLSDDPTELTGAARAHLRKKFLHAKVAVSGTNMGIAETGTVSIFESEGNGRMCLTLPDTLITLMGIEKLVPRFQDVEIFSQLLPRSATGERMNPYTSMWTGVTPGDGPQEFHLILMDNGRTKVLTDPIGRQALACIRCGSCMNICPVYQHTSGHAYGSVYPGPIGAILTPQLTQGLAEDDPVHTLPFASSLCGACGEVCPVKIDIPTILIHMRARTVDVKRNLVPDVWDLAMGATTPMMTNAKLWKAAGKGAKATRLFAKKGSIGALPFPASLWTRARDLPVAPKETFREWWKRTHKDSDAKAPRTDAPAKGLPLASEHGMTTNTTPKEA encoded by the coding sequence ATGACCGCAACGTTCATCGGAATGCCCTCTGCCCCCGAGTCACACACCGGCGGTTGGCGCACCACCGTCACCATCCCCGAGGACACCCTCCGCTGGGGTCATTCCTTCCCGGAGGGTGCCCATAAGACGCTGGCCAACACCCAGATGCGCCGCAACCTGGGCCACGCCACCCGCACGATCCGCACCAAGCGCGCCCAGCGCGTCGCCGAAATGCCGGACTGGGAGGAGCTGCGCAACGCAGGCGAGGCCGTCAAGTTCGAGGTCGCCTCCCGCATGCCCGAGCTCCTCGAGGAGTTCGAGCGCAACGTGACCGCGCGCGGCGGCATCGTCCACTGGGCGCGCGACAAGCACGAGGCCAACCGAATCGTCGCCCAGATCATCAAGTCCAAGGGCGTTGACGAGGTCGTCAAGGTCAAGTCCATGGCCACCCAGGAGACCAACCTCAACGAGTACCTGAAGGAACAGGGCATCAACGCTCGCGAGACCGACCTCGCCGAGATGATCGTCCAGCTGGCCGACGACATGCCCAGCCACATCGTCGTCCCCGCGATCCACCGCAACCGTTCCGAGGTCCGCGGCATCTTCCTGGACCGCATGGAGGACGCGCCTCGCGACCTCTCCGACGACCCGACCGAGCTGACCGGTGCCGCCCGCGCCCACCTGCGCAAGAAGTTCCTGCACGCCAAGGTCGCCGTCTCGGGTACCAACATGGGCATCGCCGAGACAGGCACCGTATCCATCTTCGAGTCCGAGGGCAATGGCCGCATGTGCCTGACACTGCCCGACACGCTCATCACCCTGATGGGCATTGAGAAGCTGGTGCCTCGGTTCCAGGACGTGGAGATCTTCTCCCAGCTCCTGCCCCGCTCCGCCACCGGCGAGCGCATGAACCCCTACACCTCCATGTGGACGGGCGTCACCCCCGGCGACGGCCCCCAGGAATTCCACCTGATCCTCATGGACAACGGCCGCACCAAGGTCCTCACCGACCCGATCGGCCGCCAGGCCCTCGCCTGCATCCGCTGCGGCTCGTGCATGAACATCTGCCCGGTGTACCAGCACACCTCCGGTCACGCCTACGGCTCCGTCTACCCGGGCCCCATCGGCGCGATCCTGACCCCGCAGCTGACCCAGGGCCTCGCCGAGGACGATCCGGTGCACACCCTGCCCTTCGCATCCTCCCTGTGTGGCGCTTGTGGCGAGGTCTGCCCCGTCAAGATCGACATCCCGACCATCCTCATCCACATGCGTGCGCGCACCGTTGATGTCAAGCGCAACCTCGTGCCGGACGTGTGGGACCTCGCGATGGGCGCGACCACCCCGATGATGACGAACGCGAAGCTGTGGAAGGCCGCCGGAAAGGGCGCGAAGGCCACCCGCCTGTTCGCTAAGAAGGGTTCCATCGGCGCGCTGCCGTTCCCGGCCTCGCTATGGACGCGCGCACGCGACCTGCCGGTCGCGCCGAAGGAAACCTTCCGCGAGTGGTGGAAGCGCACCCACAAGGACTCCGATGCCAAGGCACCGCGTACCGACGCACCCGCGAAGGGCCTCCCACTCGCTTCCGAGCACGGCATGACCACCAACACGACCCCGAAGGAGGCGTGA
- a CDS encoding LutC/YkgG family protein → MSITTMDAKTAILARARDAISRSQQGRPVRPIPRDYIRSTEHAPGSDAVIEEMIETLEDYSAKVVVVSKESEVADAISTFLADQKATSVVVPTGLDDVFKEAAARDGRTVREDSREEAIPTLELDEIDAVVTRSRVAISLSGTIVLDGEPDQGRRAISLVPDTHVVVLRASDIVPTVPQAVEILGKNPTRPMTWIAGGSATSDIELVRVNGVHGPRFLRVVIVK, encoded by the coding sequence ATGAGCATCACCACCATGGACGCGAAGACCGCGATCCTGGCGCGCGCACGCGACGCCATCTCTCGTTCTCAGCAGGGCCGTCCGGTGCGCCCGATCCCCCGCGACTACATCCGCTCCACCGAGCACGCGCCCGGTTCCGACGCAGTCATCGAGGAAATGATCGAAACGCTCGAGGACTACTCCGCCAAGGTCGTCGTGGTTTCCAAGGAATCAGAGGTCGCCGACGCGATCTCGACGTTCTTGGCCGACCAGAAGGCCACGTCCGTCGTGGTTCCGACCGGCCTGGACGATGTCTTCAAGGAGGCTGCCGCCCGCGACGGGCGCACCGTGCGCGAGGACAGCCGCGAAGAGGCGATCCCCACGCTCGAGCTGGACGAGATCGACGCGGTCGTCACGCGTAGCCGCGTCGCGATCTCCCTGTCTGGCACCATCGTCCTCGACGGTGAGCCCGACCAAGGGCGCCGCGCGATCTCGCTCGTGCCCGACACCCACGTCGTGGTCCTGAGGGCCTCCGACATCGTCCCCACGGTGCCCCAGGCCGTCGAGATTCTCGGCAAGAACCCAACCCGCCCGATGACCTGGATCGCCGGCGGTTCGGCGACCTCCGACATTGAGCTGGTCCGCGTCAACGGCGTGCACGGCCCCCGCTTCCTGCGAGTCGTCATCGTCAAGTGA